CTTGACGGACCAAACGTTTTCATACGTCAGAAGGGGTCAAACAGGAGGAACGCGGACCCGTTCAGTCCAgaattcttcttttaaaatctaTATTTGTAAATGGAGTAGATACGCTGGCAGCACACTGCTGCAGCGTCTAGCAGTGTTGTCTTCCAGCGCAAAGAGATGTGGACCCGTGTTTTCTGTATCTGTTCTGAATCTTTAGTATAATGTTGTGATTCTGGTGGAATGAAAGCGGACCAAGATGGAAACAATCCCGGCTCGAGCAGTCAGTTTCTCATGAAGCATAATCTGGACATGATTTTGCTTAATTTAGCTAAAGTTAAATGAGATCCTATAAAATCAGACCCAAAGGGTTTGAAAAAGATTGAATTCCCTGTGATCTGATACAAGACCAGCTTCTGTTGTGCTACTCACCTGGATAGTACTGAGCCAATCCAGACTGAATGATTTACAATTTTGCTCATTTAATATGCTGGTGGCTACAGagtgtaaacagacaaaaaacttacacacacataaaatgtcaaggcttaaaaaaacaaataaatttaCTCTAAAAATCACATCTGAAAAAAGTGATACTTTGTTTCAATTTTCTCTCACACATAACATATTTGGCAGTATTAGACGTTGGAACATCTTCACAGATGTCAATCTGCTATCGTGAGATTTCTGATATTTCATTGGAAATTTCCAATTTTTTTGTAatgagcatcttcctcccaaaACCCCAAATTTCTCCAGCAGTGAAACAATAGCAAACAAGGGGTGAAAGATTTCCATAGACTGATGGGAGAAACAGAATAGTCCAATTTGATATTTCAGAAATAAGACTTAATCAACTTCCAGGAACTcagtgagcaaacacacactatGTCACACCTGAAAAACACCCGCTTCACTCATAAATGGTTATTATATCACTCTGAATCAGTTAGATGTGAAGTGGCATAGTGGTCAGTCATGACTGATAGTATATTACAAGATTTACTTGCAGGCTATTAACAAAGATTAAATTATCTTGAGAACTGAGGGAGTACTGCTGTATTAAGATAATAGAAATTCAGCAGGTGATTGCACAGGAGAAACAAGTTGAGAAATTTTCTAGTCACATACTAAGACAAACCAACACACAACATGTATCAccaacaaattgaagaagtaGCTGACATAGAGAGAaaataccagtggctggaaaaagCAGGACTGAAAGAGCACAGAGGCACTGATCATGGCTGCATAAGAACAGGCCCTAAACACAAGATGATTAGAGGCCAGAGTGTATCACACAAGACAAGagcccaggtgcagactgtgcacggaagcccctgaaacagtacagcacatcacagcagggtgcaagaTGCTGGAAGGAAACGCAGACACGGCAGGTTGAGGGCACAGTATACAGAAACATCCGTGACGAGTACGGACTGGAGACCCCAGAGTCTAGATAAAGCACACCCCCGAAAGCGGTGGAGAACAaccgagccaagatcctgtgggacttcaagattcagcctgacaagcaggtgatggccaatcagccTGACATAGAGGTGGATAAACATGAGAAGAGAGCAGTAGTGATGGATGTAGCAATCCCCAGTgacagcaacatcagaaagaaggaacaggagaagctggagagaTACCGAgggctgaaagagcagctggagaagatgcGACGggctgtgaaggcaacagtggtgcCAGGAGTGATGGGggcactgggagcagtaacccccaagctggatgcatggctccaggaaacaccaggaacaacatctgaccaggaacagctaagatcctgcagagccctcaagctcccaggcctctggtagaggacccgagctggaaggagaTACCTTCTCccttttttgttcattttaatcaaatttagATGAGAAAGACCCCCAATCTTCTGTCCTAATCTCCATAACTGACCATTATGTAGTTTAAAACTAAAtaatgattgaaaaataaagtccACGGTGATAAAAGGGTTAGGAACCCCTGTTTGAAGCAATTTAAATAAGTAGCTAAGCCTTGGCTAAAGTGTCATCAAGAACTACCATGTAGCCACATGGTCAATAAAAAAACGTCTAAAGCCTACCAATAAACAACCatcattaaattttttttctggtaTGACAGAAATCTGAAGGTAATGATGCTGAGACACTCATACTCACTTATCAAGTGGTCTAATAAaggggaaaatgtctttattggCCAGCCACCACTGAAAGAGACCCTGATTAGTTCTCTCTTGCAGGCCATCTAGTGGCCAGGATGAAGTCACTTTTACATTGAGAGTGATATAAGAGCCATTAATGATGGATTTAAAGGCATATATTTATGTGCAATGCCATTTTAAAGTGTGAGTGTTATAAATACTTGAGCATACCCTCTTCAAATGAAGCTTCATCATTTTTGACATCAAAAAGGTTCATATCAATATCATAAACCAGTAAAATTATCAACCTGTTTTAGATAAAGGTTGAAAGGTTTTgccaaataaaatgtattatcaGAACCAAACTTAACAAAACAGCTGCATTACCTTTAAGTAACtattaattttaattaaaaaaaaatccctaacTTGTACAAAATGTATTAAGGTTTATTAAAATATGTCACAAGCCATTGATAACTCAACACATCTGCAAAGtatttttattcacaaaataagaaacattcagACAGTATCAACACCCAACAGTAGCAACATAAATATCTTAAATGGATGTAATTTCATCCCTATAAGTTGGATACAGTCACCAAGTTCAAGATCAGGTGTACAATCATTTGTATATACGTGTATATCGTACGTGTCACTCTGCAAACGTATTGAGCACTTGTTGAGATTTgacaagtttttattttgtcttttcttaaTGCAAATGTCTGTGAAAACTACTTGGACGTGTCTCTTGTGTAAACAAAACGGTGGTAATTTTTGATCAAAACCACATTCAGAAAGCAAAACAAGCATCAAAAtgttaattatttaattaaGACTGTCAGTGGTTTATTTCATCTGTCATTGCTGATGCCTATCCCTGAATAAAGTACAAACTTACATTCAATCAAAGAAATGCTTTTAGGTATGACTTTTTCCTTTGTTAAAGGACACTTCATTTAAATGTTGTGTCTGTAGACAATATACTGTTTCAGCAATCAATAACAAATTTATAAAACTACCTTGTGCTCCAATGCTTTGAATACCAGTACCAGAGATATTTACATTAAAGATCccttttgggggggaaaaaaatcttgaaaattgTAATTTTGGCTATGTTGAGCAAAGATCTATCACCTGATCTTGAATTAGGTCTATATCACCTAACCAACAACCTTAATCCAGCCCTTCCTGTCCTTATCACTTAATTCAAAAGGACCAATTCAAGATATTAAGCTGTGGGCAAACAGTCCCCTCAAGTACTGgtgaaaaacaatcagagcAAACTAAGAAATCCCTTTTAAATACTTTGGGgtaaaaaaacatgactttttaCATGTACCTTAAGAAGCTGCCTCAAGCACAGCCATGAATGATGTTCCCAAGGGTTAAATCTTTCTGTTTGTCAGACACAATACTGTGACAGAGATGACAAtacatttgtttctgttgtggctCAGTGAAAGCACCTTTGGAGAAAAACACTTGGTCATCCTGATTCACATCCACTCCAAACGTCCTGCAGAATTCAGCTGTGAGTTTCATGTCCAGGGACAGGAGCTGCGCCAATTTGCCGAGAGGGAAGCGACAGTTGCGGTTGCTGTATCCATGGCTGTAAATCAGCAAAAGATCCCTACAGCATGTTGGGAGGTGACGATGCAGGGCGCATGCCTGCAGGAAGCTCAGCCTGTGAGCCAGCCGTAGCAAACGTACAGGATTTGTCTCGAGGAAAGCTTGATTGATGGACAAAGCGAGTCGGACAGAGGGACTGCTGCGGAGCTGCTCCGGGAGTTCAATGATGTGCTGAGCGGCACGATGGGAACCTGGAGAACACAAAGACAAAGTAAGGAATTATGAATAGCATCACCATGATTCAAGAGGACCTTGTCAGCCAATAATCTTCGCCCCCGACATTGGAAATCAGCATGCATTTTGAAACATAACATGACGGAAGGTCAAATCTTCAGTAACTTCTTCAGACAATGACAAACACCAACCCACTTATGCAACAACAATCtggaacaattaaaaaaaaaatccatgataTTCCCAGATTATACCTATAAATCCACCAAAGAGAAAATGATCAAACATGGGCACCAACCTAGATTGTACAGCAAACCAATAGCCTGGAATTCCTCCTGGTTTGGATGCGGTCCTGTTTCTGTTGAGTAGCAATCCAAAAGCCAGCTAAGGTTCTCTTGTAGGTGTGTATCATTGATGAGTGGATCATAGAGTCGCAGGGGCTGGCCACAAAGCCGATAAGAGGCGTAGATGAGAAAACGCACTGTCAGCTCTAAAATTGCCACACAGTCTTTACCAGAAACCCTCTGGATGATCATGTCCTGTTTCACACCACGAAGCCGATCGAAGACAAAGCTGTACACCTGAAGAGAAGAACACATTCAGTCTCTTTATCTCTACATACACAGCCAATGAAGTCAAACATTATACACACCCTCAGAGGTTTGAGTGAAAGTCTAAAGTCGGCGCCGTCAATGCAGAGAAGACTAATCTACTGTAGCACCGCATTTGCAAGAGTAAGTAAAGCTAAAGATGTTTGACACAAATTCAGACATAGCTCAACCAACCAACAGGCAAAAACTGCCTGTGttcaacaaaaatatacaacaaaAGTTAAATCAACGTTAGCTGCAATCAAGTTGACTAATTCTTAAAATTGTGTGCAATAGGATTagggttttaaaaaaacatgtttcccaATAGGTTCTGTAATGTAACCAACACTTGTTACAAACAATAAAACCCCACTTCCGAAACAGTTTGAACAATGTGGAAaatgtgggggggaaaaaaggcagGATGCAAGGATTTATTTACAACAGAACACACGATCAAATGGTGagataaaaagataaaaacatttgatcatttcatgaaaaaagctcattttaaatTTGATAAAATCAATGGAATTGAAAAACTAAGTATGTGGTACTAACTGAAAGAACAATAAACAATAACTGTGGCGGTAACAACTGTGGAAGGAGTGCTCACATAAACACAATCCCATTCTCACTATGTAGCTAATGGTGAATGTGATGTCCATGACTCGATTAAATGCACAGCCCCacgcagcaacaacaacaacaaaaaggtaAATTGGCTTCTGTTTGATCTGAAATTATGAAGAAAACTCaagatttgtttttaagttATCATGATATCTTTCCTACTATGCCCCCATTGGGCTCAACAAAAAAATGAGCTGGACATCCCTGGTGTAGAGCAGGTGACTGTCCATAAAATCGAGATAGGAGGATATCGATAACTACCAAATCCACATCTAAACGGGGTGGAACAATTTCTAAAAAGTGTTGGTGAATGTGAAACTTTAAATGCTTTCTGGAACCAACTATGATTtaataaaaggagaaaaaaaatctgcacaaacaaaCGTGAACGTGAACTTTGGATGGCCTTTATCTGCGTGCAGGACATCCTTAGACATCTTGTAAATGTTCATATGTTAACACTTGGAATCAAATTGAACTTGATCATTATTTTGACAAAAACTCAGTTTTAAAATTGGcccaaacatttgtaaatacttGCCTCAGTCCATGGATGCAGACCTGGGGAAGTTGCAATGTCATCAATAAGGTAATGGACAGTGTTCAGCAACACTGCAGGTGGTCGGAGGGCACTGGGGTTAGTCAAGTCTTTCCCAGCTGCTGGCCTGGAATACTCCTTGACTGCCCGTAGTGGATCCCCCCTTGGCTTTCGATCTTTTTCTGTTCCACGCAACATCTCAAAACAATGGAGGCGGTTCTTGGCCTCACGATCCAGTAGCTCATGAGTAGGGCACATGGTCTGGCAAGTCCCCAAGGGTACCGATTCCTTTCCCAGCAGTCTGTGTCTCTTCTCCTCATCTTCTTTCCTATGCGCTTTGTCTTTGCTCTGGCATTGTTGTTCATTGATTTGCATCCACTGTTTGTTTGATGAAGCCTCGCTCCTCTGCGAATGAGAGCTTtttgacagagagagaaaaagatcgTTTTAACAAAGAAATTTAACTTAAATCATGTAAAATCTCATTTTTTTGGCCACAGTATGGGATCTTCtgctaaagaaaaaaagttcttGTGTAGTAAAGTAATTACAGGGTTTCATTCTTTAGATAAAGTATCTAATAGGTGTGTTGATTGAAGTTTTCTTGATAGAGACATGACTTCTGTATGCTCCAAGGATTTCAGATTGAGATTACAGAATCACAGAGCAAGTAATTTTGTCAAGAACCATACACCACAAATATTTCATGGTATTGACATTATTCTGAGCTGATAGAATTTTAATATATTTGCATGAGataaagtcaaataaaacaatattttgagGGTGACAGTAAGTGACTTCGACAGTGTGTGATCATTACTGTATGTTGCTACTGCATATAATGCTGCTCATTTGTTTTAAAACACGTAGAGTATGTGGAATGTGATGGAAACGATGACAGCACAGAAAACCACTGTCGTTTGCAGGACTTTCTTAGACATTTCATTCACATTGAATACGATGGTTAATCCTAATAAGCATGGACGGTACTTGCTCGTTTAATGTGTGGCCAGTCCTATCATAACAAGGTATTGACATGGATGGACTCGGGCTTCAAAAACTTTTCGCGGTACACTGGTCTGATCGGTGTTGTTCTGTCTCGTCCTGCTTATAAGCAACATCGTGTCGATACCACCTTTCGCAGAACGAATAACACATACAGGAACAACACAAGTGCTGCTTTAACAACATCAATGCAGTCAGCGCTACAGTATCGTTCATTTCTTCCTGTCGATCTTTACAC
The window above is part of the Salarias fasciatus chromosome 23, fSalaFa1.1, whole genome shotgun sequence genome. Proteins encoded here:
- the sac3d1 gene encoding SAC3 domain-containing protein 1, which codes for MNRRRAPRRTSHSQRSEASSNKQWMQINEQQCQSKDKAHRKEDEEKRHRLLGKESVPLGTCQTMCPTHELLDREAKNRLHCFEMLRGTEKDRKPRGDPLRAVKEYSRPAAGKDLTNPSALRPPAVLLNTVHYLIDDIATSPGLHPWTEVYSFVFDRLRGVKQDMIIQRVSGKDCVAILELTVRFLIYASYRLCGQPLRLYDPLINDTHLQENLSWLLDCYSTETGPHPNQEEFQAIGLLYNLGSHRAAQHIIELPEQLRSSPSVRLALSINQAFLETNPVRLLRLAHRLSFLQACALHRHLPTCCRDLLLIYSHGYSNRNCRFPLGKLAQLLSLDMKLTAEFCRTFGVDVNQDDQVFFSKGAFTEPQQKQMYCHLCHSIVSDKQKDLTLGNIIHGCA